The Prevotella sp. E2-28 genome includes the window ACGGCAACGCCAAGCACAGAAATGCCACTAATGATATTAATGACATTCGTTGACTTCTTCGAGAAAAGATACCTACGAGCGATGTAAAATGGAAAGTTCATGCGGTAGCAGATTTTTCACTCTTCACTTTTCCCTTTTACTTTTTGAGCAGCTCGTCAATGCGTTCAATGTAATCCAGTGAATCGTCGATGAAGAAGCGCAGCTCAGGCACGATGCGCAACTGATGGCGTACGCGCTGTCCCAGTGCATAGCGAATCTGCTGACTGCTCTTCTCAATGTTTTGCAGCAGTTCCTCGCCTCTCTCAGAAGGGAAGATGCTCAGATAAGCCGTGCAGATGCTGAGGTCTGGAGATATTTTTGTACGTGTTACGCTGACCATCACACCGTGCATGGCGCGTGTCTGCTCTTGGAATATCACGCTCAGCTCTTTCTGCAGCAGGCGTGCAATTTTGTTTTGTCTTGTTTCTTGCATTTTATAACATTAAAGATTAAACATGAAACATTAAATCTTTTACTTTTTTATTTCTTTCTAATAAGTGTCAGTCCGTCACGCAGTGGCAGGATGACCTGTTCTACTCTTGTGTCCTGCGCTATATGGTCATTAAATCGGCGAATGCCCTGTGTCTGGTGGTCGCGGTCGTAGGCGGGGTCAATGACATGACCGTCCCACAGCGTGTTGTCGGCTAGGATGAAACCACCGGGCTTTAGTATCTGAAGCACCATCTCGTAGGTCTCTACGTAGGTGCGCTTGTCGCCATCGATGAAAGCCATGTCAAACTCCAGTTCCAGTTTCGGTGCCTCTTTGATGGCATCGCCGATGATGAACTCTACCTTATCGGCCACGGGCGAGCCCTCTATCCACGGACGTGTAAAGTCCTCCTGCTCATCGTTGATCTCGAAGGTATATACCTTTCCGCCTTCCTCCAGTCCCTCAGCCATGCAGAGAGCGCTATAGCCACTGAACGTGCCCACCTCCAGGATGCGCTTGGGGCGTATCATCTGCACCAGCATTTTCAGCAGTCGGCCCTGTAGGTGTCCGCTGGCCATGCGTCCGTGCAACATATAGATGTTGGTGGCGCGCCATAGACGATACAGATAGTCGGGCTCTGGCTCTATGTGGGAGAGGATATAATTATCTAGGGTCATGGGCGTAGAGCCTCAATAGCTAGTCTATATGAATCCAGTCCGAATCCACAAATCACGCCCTTGCAGGCAGCAGAAATCATGGACTTATGGCGGAACTCCTCACGCTGGTGTACGTTAGAGATATGCACCTCTATGACAGGACATTTCAGCGAGCGGATGCAGTCGTGTAAAGCAATGCTGGTATGCGTATAAGCACCCGCATTCAGCACGATGCCGTCGCAAGTGAAGCCCACCTCCTGCATCTTGTTGATGAGTTCGCCCTCCACGTTGCTTTGATAGTAATCTATCTCAATGTCGGGGTATCTCTCCTGCAGTTTAGGCAGGAAAACTTCGAACGACTCGCTGCCATAGATACCTGGCTCGCGCACCCCCAGCAGGTTCAGGTTTGGCCCATTGATAATCTGTATTTTCATCTTCTCTTGGTTTATTGGATGCAAAGTTACGAAAAAACGAGAGCAGAACAAAATAAATTCATTTATTTTTTATGCCGAGTGTAGTAACTTCGGCGAAGCCAAAGTTAAGAAATTTATTATGAAATCGCAAATTATCCAGTCTTTATTTCTTCATGGCCCATGTATTGGCAAGCACCAAAACGATGATGGTCAATACAACGACGATGCCTGCAACAGTCAGTCCTGAAGAAACCTCGTTTTTATCGTTGGGGATGAAACACAAAGGAGCTATAACAACTAACAGACCGCCTATCAATAGTCTCAGTCTCTTAATGTTTACCTTCTCCCTTTCTTCTTTTGATGCCGTATTATACCCAGCAATAAGCATATCGCCTTTTCCTGCGAGTACGATGACGCCTATTACAACCAGAATCGCTGCTATGATACTCTGTACAATCATATTTCCTTAGTCAAACAATTTTACATGGCAAAGATAGTACAATTTCTCCAATTCATATTACCTTTCCGCCGAATTTAACGATAGTTTAGAAATTAGACCTCACACCCTCACATTTCTCCCAAAACCCAGTGTTTATGAGGTTTGAGGCGTGTGACCCTTTCCTGAGAAGGGTCACACAAAGGGTCACATCACTCCTCACACGCCGCCTCAAGCCGACTTCTTGGGAACGGCTTTGTAGAAGGCTACATGACTATGATCCACATATTCATAGCCCAACTCCTTCATTGTTCGCCCCAGATACATGCGGTTCTTCATAGTGACGTCCACAGAACTGAACTTCTCATGAATGATTTCCAGTATTTGCGCACAACTGATGGACTTCACCTGTTCGCCTTCTTTGGGTTTGCGAAAGCATACTTCCACAATCTTTGCCAGATCTTTCTCGCCCATAAACTCCTGGTTGAGTTGCTGAATACGCGCCACCTCGTCATTATTAAACCAATAGGGTGCTTTCTGCTCACGTAGCTCATAGACCACCTGTGCATAGAGCTGCTCATAGTCTATCTCTCCTGAGTTGTCAATATACTGCCCCTGCGGAATCTGCAGACAGATATAGCGACGACTACCCGTGACGTCCGACAGCGGATGGGGATTATTCGTCGTTGAGACGAACGAGGCAAAGCGGGCGCGGTCTTCCTGAGCGCAGCCATAGATAGGACGTCCGTTCATCTGAAGCCAGTGGGCCACCGATGAGCGTAGCCAGATAGAGAGAAACGCCAGCTGCTCAGAACTGATGCCTGGCAGACGTGAGAAGAGCTGAGCCACGTGGTTCTGTCCGTCCCACTGTGGCAGATGGTCCAGGTATTCGCGGATAGGGTTATACGCGCATACCTCTTCAGAATGAATATATTCCACGATGTCCGTCTTGGGATTACTGCCCTCGCAGATATCCTCGCGCTTGGCACGCAGGATGATGCTGTTCAGGGCCTCCTGGGTCAGCGGACGATAGTCGGATGAGTGACCATCAGCCGACTTCGTGGCGAACTCCACCTTTCCGTTCAGAAGATTACGACGGAAACAGTAGTTT containing:
- the rbfA gene encoding 30S ribosome-binding factor RbfA yields the protein MQETRQNKIARLLQKELSVIFQEQTRAMHGVMVSVTRTKISPDLSICTAYLSIFPSERGEELLQNIEKSSQQIRYALGQRVRHQLRIVPELRFFIDDSLDYIERIDELLKK
- a CDS encoding O-methyltransferase; protein product: MTLDNYILSHIEPEPDYLYRLWRATNIYMLHGRMASGHLQGRLLKMLVQMIRPKRILEVGTFSGYSALCMAEGLEEGGKVYTFEINDEQEDFTRPWIEGSPVADKVEFIIGDAIKEAPKLELEFDMAFIDGDKRTYVETYEMVLQILKPGGFILADNTLWDGHVIDPAYDRDHQTQGIRRFNDHIAQDTRVEQVILPLRDGLTLIRKK
- the aroQ gene encoding type II 3-dehydroquinate dehydratase → MKIQIINGPNLNLLGVREPGIYGSESFEVFLPKLQERYPDIEIDYYQSNVEGELINKMQEVGFTCDGIVLNAGAYTHTSIALHDCIRSLKCPVIEVHISNVHQREEFRHKSMISAACKGVICGFGLDSYRLAIEALRP
- a CDS encoding DUF3784 domain-containing protein, yielding MIVQSIIAAILVVIGVIVLAGKGDMLIAGYNTASKEEREKVNIKRLRLLIGGLLVVIAPLCFIPNDKNEVSSGLTVAGIVVVLTIIVLVLANTWAMKK
- a CDS encoding VapE domain-containing protein; this translates as MNKNEVLINGGALNAPVVSALAAEQFLTENYCFRRNLLNGKVEFATKSADGHSSDYRPLTQEALNSIILRAKREDICEGSNPKTDIVEYIHSEEVCAYNPIREYLDHLPQWDGQNHVAQLFSRLPGISSEQLAFLSIWLRSSVAHWLQMNGRPIYGCAQEDRARFASFVSTTNNPHPLSDVTGSRRYICLQIPQGQYIDNSGEIDYEQLYAQVVYELREQKAPYWFNNDEVARIQQLNQEFMGEKDLAKIVEVCFRKPKEGEQVKSISCAQILEIIHEKFSSVDVTMKNRMYLGRTMKELGYEYVDHSHVAFYKAVPKKSA